In Solidesulfovibrio carbinoliphilus subsp. oakridgensis, the sequence CGTCCCAGCAGGTGGACAGGTATTTGGAATAGTCGTCGAACTGGCAGGTGTCCGTGCTGGCCAGCATCTCGCACGACCCGAACGTCCGGGCCATCACCCCCCGCATCCGCTCCATGAAAACATCGTAGCCCCACTCGGGCAGCGCCTGCTCGGGGATGTTCATCGTATAAATCATGGCCGTCGGCATCTTACGGATGAAAAGCGACTCGTAGCCCGGGGTGTAGGTCAGGTAGGGAAAGGCGAACCGCTCGAAAAACGAGCGCATCATGCCCGTCTCCGCGCCGAAATAGACCGGTGTGCCCAGAAGCACCGCGTCCGCCGCGCCGACCCGCTCCAGGAGTGGCGTCAGCCCGTCCTTGACCGCGCAGCGTCCGTAGTTCTTGCCGCCGATCTTCTTGCACTCGAAGCAGCTGATGCAACCCTTGTAGTCCAGGTCGTACAAATGCACCATTTCCGTGGCCGCGCCCTTGCTCTCGGCCCCTTGCAGGGCATGCGTCAGCAGCGTGGCGGTGTTCCACTTCTTCCTCGGGCTTCCGTTTATGGCAATGACGTTCATGGCGCCTCCTTTCTTTTCCATCCCCCTGCTACCGCCATACGCCGCCCCGGGCAATGACGCACCGCCAAGGAACCGAGGCACTGGCCGGGTACCGGAAGCGAGGGGGGAAGAACGGGGGAGATGCCTCCGGCGGCCGGGGGGGATCATCCCCCCCGGACCCCCCGAACGGGGTGGGCGGGGGTTGGGCAGGCGGGTGGCGGGGGGGCGTGGTCGGGGGTGTGACGGG encodes:
- a CDS encoding flavodoxin family protein; translation: MNVIAINGSPRKKWNTATLLTHALQGAESKGAATEMVHLYDLDYKGCISCFECKKIGGKNYGRCAVKDGLTPLLERVGAADAVLLGTPVYFGAETGMMRSFFERFAFPYLTYTPGYESLFIRKMPTAMIYTMNIPEQALPEWGYDVFMERMRGVMARTFGSCEMLASTDTCQFDDYSKYLSTCWDAAAKARRREEVFPEDCARAFALGERLVAAAGN